GCAAAGAAATCGCGCGTCTCGTAGGAGCGTCGAGGATGGGCTGATGCCGTCGCGGCACAAAAAAGGCCGAACGCTACCGTTGCACTTTCGGAAAGCCGCATTATGGGAGTAGCGTGAATCGAGATAGGCTCCTATCAGTAGTAAGGCGAGATGAGGACAAATAAGATAGTTGCCATCAATAAGAACAGTACCAGACAGTTCAGTAGATGGCTTGCGATTCAGAAAGCAACTTCAAGGAAAAGAGTACTATAAAGACAAGAAATATGCAATATAAACAGCAAGGGGGGTATGAAATGGTTATGTATTCAATGAGCACTGCTCGGTGAAGTTGTTGCGGAGGCGGAGTTCGAGAATGGTGTTCACTTCGGGGAAACAGCGGAACCTTTTGCCTTAGGCGACAAATTCATTGTTTAACTTTAACCTGTTCTCCACTGACTTAAATCGTAGTGCTCAGGTAGCCTTTTCATTCAGTgctaaatattaattaattacaGTACATACTCTAGAAGATTTTGGCCCCACGTCTCAGATTTCGACTAGATGAACATTCTTGCAAAATTCTAATAAGCACTGTACAGAGTACCTTCCTTGACTTATCAGCAGCTAAGCCTCTACTCCTTACAGCCAAAACCCCTCTGACTTCAAGTGAAGGGATGATATgaaaagtactccgtatactaAGTAACATGGACGGGAGGCAGTTACTAAGAACctaaaaaaaagtaaaaagagtTGAAAGGACTATTCAGCCCTGTTTTGGTgacttcttttcttattctgagttttccctttcttactgtatgtacaataAAATGAGATGACGACTACAATAGACGAATCAACATTGTGAAATCGAAGTCGGTATGCAGATCTAGATCGCGGTCCATACAATACCCCCTTCGATGTATGTGCTCCGTAATTTTCAAAATGCCTCAACAGTCCCCTCGgaattactttttatatcaACAGCTCGGCCCATTCACAACCGTAACTAATTGCTCTAAGAGGCAGCATTGAATCTACGGTAGATGTTGAAATAAGATTACTGATCACACCGCCGATTGGAGAATCTAAATGAAACATCCCATGATGGACAGCGGATGGGAAACATGTCTCAAAAACAAGAATGCCATTATCTTCTTTACAATGTTACTAAAACCGACTATGCTCAATGCTGACTCGGTGCATTCATGATTTGCTCATTCACCAGCGGATGCATCCAGTCGGTGAGCTGCTGCAACACGACTACAGTACTACTTATTATTATACACGGATTACTGACACAGCACGATGGATACTTTTCGTCATGTTTTCTATCCAGGTACCCTTTCATGCTCCTAGTCCGATAATTCCTCTCCTTCGAAAGCTAATagctaatttcttttcttagaAAAAGGGGAACGTGAGCCAGTCGTGGTGCCTGGCGGGAGCATGTTTAATGCAGGATGACTGACGAGTCAGCCCCGCATGGAACTGTGCTGGTTCGCCATTGCCAGCCACCGACTTAATTCTCATTAGCCAGCACAATGAGATTAATTCGTCACTCCAATATAATCCTGTTAGCCTGTTGATTTTTCTGTCATCTCATTaattttttccattcttttcccccctGGTTGAAATCGCGGTATTCGATCATCTTACCTTCCTCTCATACTGTACAAATCCACCCTTGTTACAATCCATATACTACATCGCTTGTATACTACTCCGCAACTTTCAACTCTGCGAATTAAGCGATGATTTATTCTTCCAGTGCCATCACCATGTACTAACACGAACTGGTCTGGTCAAATCATCTGCTACTATCATAAATTTGGATACGAATTGATTTCTTTTACGATCTTTATTGGTGTCGCTAACCTTTCTATTCCCCGCGCAATTGATTTTTACCGGTGATAAAGTACGGAAGCTTTCTGGGTAGTGTGTGTCGTGAAGAATCCGGGAGCTTTGAAGGATGGCTACAGCTAGCTCCCAGAGGCCTACTAATGGAGGCTCAATACCTCCCCAATCCGTCCCTCTGAATAGTGTACCACGCGCACCATCGCACCGACGGCAGCAGTCTCACGACATGAAACCTACCGCATTGGATTACGAAACTGATAGCGATCAGACTTACGGATCTGTCGATGTCCCGCAGACTCGAGCGGTGTCCTACAAGAACAACCCTGCTGCAGCTCGTGGCCATCAAGCTTCTCGCTCGTTCTCCGCGAGGACCAAAGACTTGTCCCGCGAAGGACATCAAAACTGGATGGAAAAGCCATTACCACCAGAGTCATATGCCTCACCCGATGAGTACGCTACTTCACGGGGCAGCATAACTGATTCTAGACTTTCTATCTCAAGTTCGGTGAAGCGAGATGACCCTCATATGGTCCCATCACCTAGAGACAGTCACCAATCACCATTGAGTCGCTCTAACACGGTACGCTCCACGGCAGAGCAAAAGCATGATTGGGCGGCAGATCGGTCACCTCTTCAAAAGCTTGAAGTGGCACTCACTGGAATCAGCAAAGAGGAGAAACGAGCACGGGTCATGGAAGCTGAGATGAGGGTGAAAGAACGGATGGCACGCCAGCAAGCTGAAAAAATCAGTCGCGCAGCTGTTCCGGTGCAATCTCGTCAGGGTACTGTACCGCGAGATACTTCGAGCCCTCTAACAGAAGTTTCTCAGCAGACAGATTTTGAGCAGCCAGCTCTACCGCGTCAAAGGCCGGCTCAAGGTCCTTCAGACAGAGCAAAACCTCCTCGCGCGCGAACATCATCGGTACAACATCCAGTGCCATTGCCCGCTAATGTACCGCATCATGTAAGAGGCTACCCCCAGAATACGGGAGTTGTCAGGACTGGCAATGCTCCCAAACGGTCTGTGTCCGTGAGCCACCCAGCAGGAAATAACGCTCTGGGCCCGCAATCAACGAAACCGAACATGCCGCGAGAAATTAGCGGTCCTTACGCTGCGGATGCTCCCCCGGCCCACCGGTATCCTGTCCCTGCTGCGGGACAAACGCCATATCTAAGCCCTGCAACGTCGGGGTCCAGACCAGTGCCACAAGctataagaagaaaagagctCCCCACAGCGGCTATTGTGCCCCAGCAAGTGGACCCGAATGCCTACGCGACTGGGAATGGGTCTACTAATAATGCTATGCCTGCACACTCCGATTCAAGTCGAGAGCCAGGTGGGAATGCCACAATGACATCTCAAATTTTTGAGAGCGAGCCTGCGTCACAGCCTAAACCTAAACGGCAGACTGTTTCGTTCGATGTCCCACCACCAACGCCTCCACCTTTGTCTGAGTGGAAAACAGCACCAGTGGCAAGACTGGGTGCTTCTGACTTTGACTACCAAAATTTCGATGTCAATAAAAGTAAGGCGTGGTGGGAAGGCGGCGGAAGCAACAACCGCAGAAAGAGTAGGGCTCTGCCAAACAACTACCAGAAGCCACCAAACACCAAGCCTTCGGGTATGTCCTATCCCTTGATATGTTCACCCAAGATTGCAGATTTCCAGGACTGATATTAAGTGTGACATATAGCGAATATGCGCTTCCAGCCACACCTTTTCCTTAAATGTGGTCCTTTACTCCGTTATGGGGGGTTGAAGCGGGTGCGAATCGATGGGCCCAATGGGCCATTCGATAAGGAGACTTGGAGAGGTAGTGTGTTGATTGTGACAAGGGATTCTCTCTCTTCATATGAGCCACCACCTACTCTAAGGTTATTTTCTCAGCCAATGGATCtgctccctcctcctccgactGAACTAAATGGAGAGGATGCTAAACTAGCCCCTGAGTATGTGGACCCGACAGCTGGACTTACGAAATCTGGGCGAGATGGTCGGCCTCTCTATGTTAAACCGGTAGATCatacagaagaagagctggaccTCTCATGCATTGAGAATGACGACGGCATCTATGAGATGTCACCCAGCATCATTGACTACAGCAGTGAGGGTATCAAGCAACCCATCCCAGCCAACAGAGTCCATTCTATGGATGGAGAAACCGCTGGATTCTACAAGGAGGTTGCGGGGGCCCGCCTCTACGCCGATCCAGGAAGAGATGTCACTTTCTGGAGGTTTAATATAGAGATTGAATTAGGAAATACACAGCAGCGAATCGCATATCGTCTCAACCAAGGGCCGGCTCTGGGATTCTGGGTGCCCGCCAGGGGGCAGACGATGAACATAATGTACCACACATGTAACGGCTTTACCCCAGGCGTCGACTCTAATAAGCTCTGTGGTCCAGACCCTCTGTGGCGAGACGTGCTCAATGAGCATCAGACTCGCCCATTCCATGTCATGGTCGGTGGAGGAGACCAGATATTCAACGACAAGATTACAGCAGAATCACGCTTTTTCCAGGAATGGGTCAAGATGAAAGATATCCATGAGAAGTACGACACGCCGCTAAACATGGAGTTCAAAGCGGAGTTGGAAAACTCCTTTCTTGAGCACTATTCACGGTGGTTTTCACAGGGGCTTTACTCCCTTGCGAACTCGCAAATTCCCATGGTTAACCTCTGGAATGACCATGAAATCATCGAAGGCTTCGGATCTTACCCCGATGAGTTCATGAGCACGCCCGTAATCTCAGGGCTTGGCAACATAGCATTCAAATACTACTTGCTATTCCAACACCACAGCGTTCCGGAAGAGACCGAGGCAGATGAGCCTAGTTGGCTGCTTGGGGCTCTTCCTGGACCGTATATCAGCCACCGAAGCCGCAATTTGTTCATGTCTCTAGGTGGTGGGGTGTCTCTTCTTGGCCTAGATTGCCGGACAGAACGCATGGTGAGACCACAGTACCTGTTTAGCAGCAGAAAAGCGGtgctaataatatatcataGAATGACGAAGTACTCAGCGAACAGACTTGTGATCTAGTTTGGGACAGATGCCACCGTGAAATTGTCCGTGGCGAGACGAAGCACTTGCTAGTGCTGCTGAGCATTCCAGTTGCATATCCTAGGGTGGTATGTCACGGGCGCTATAACCGcaattctttcccttctaACCTTCTCACAGGCGATGGtgaaaaatattctaaacaGCCGGAAATCGCTCGGCAAAGCCGGACTATTTGGCGGTTTTGTGAACAAGAGTGTGAGCAAAGTTGAAATCTTTGATGACCACTGGACAGCTAAACACCATAAGTCTGAACGCCAATACTTGATTGAAGATCTGCAGGACTTGGCAGCAGACAAATCCGTCCGTGTGACCATTTTGAGGTATGAGATTGCACTCTGCCATCTTTTAGGGCCGAGTTAACAAGCATCTTTTCCAGCGGCGATGTGCATTTGGCTGCCATTGGTCAATTCTACTCGAACCCGAGATTGAACTTGCCTAAGGACAAAGACTATCGATACATGCCCAACATCATTTCCTCCGCTATTGCAGACATGCCCGAGACGGAGATGGTGTCAGACACGCTCAACAAACGGAACCGAGTTCATCATCTGGATACTAATACGGACGAGGACATGATACCCATCTTTACACAAGATGTGAATAATAAGCCACGGAATAACAAGCGATTGCTACCACGCCGAAACTGGTGCTCCATCCGTGCGTATCAGCCAGGTCAGTACTGATATCATTGGCTTATTGGCCCTTTTGTACGTTGCTAACTAGGCATAGGTTTTACTCCACCGACAACACCGGAATCAGAATCGTCACCGCCAGTGGAGGAGCCTCGACCGGGCAAGTTGCAAAGGACGCTGTCCTTGACACGCGGGGACAGACCCCAGGGTAGCGGCGGCCTGTTACGCCGACTCTCAGGACGTGGGCGGCCACCGACTAAGGACTTTAACCTTGGAGGGAACCCAGTTGGGCGGCGTATGAGTATGGATGGTCCATTTCCGCCTGCGGAGACAGGTGATAGCTACTTTCCACCGCCGCCAGATTCCCGCCCAGCTCCATTCCTTCGACGGCCTACAAATCTGAGCCAGAAAGCGTCTAAGAAGGCTGCAAAGCAGGGAGACGATGGGGTTGGTGCCTTCGTTAATTTAGAAGGGGGGTTGGCCATCTCCTTGAACATGGAATTAAACCCGAAGGATCCATCCGGTATTACGACCCCATACAAGTTGCTCGTGCCGATGCTGCGATACGAAGGAAATGAGTACGACCCCCCTGCGGCGCCAGTTGCGAAGGGCTGGAAGCGATGGTTGAGTGTACGGAGAAGTAGGAGAGAAAAGCAGAATGTGGAGGAcaccgaagccgaagaaggattcagcgatgaggaagacgaggatgagcaTGATCAATATGAAAATCATGGACGCTCAGCGGGCCGTGAGCATGAATACATTGCCGGTAGAGACGCGCCTCCGGAGACAATAGTCCCGGTAGCTAATCCAGGCGAACTAGAGTATGATGGTGTTGCCGAAacttcgaggaggaggaagtggttTGGCCGATGAGCCGATTGATCTGATTTGATCTGATATGATTATGACGACtattgatgacgacgatgatgatcctGACGACAAAAatatgatgataatgaatgTAAGATCTATGAGCTACTACTTGTATACAGTGGATACCCTCTGAATGTGAATGTGAATGTGATGAGTCTTTCCTGTGCCTCGATCCTTCTTATCGTATACATTATAGGACTGTAGATTCTGGATTTTGCCTGAATGCAAAAGATTCCGGCGATTGATCCGAGATAAAGGATTGATCGATAATCAGCGGCGGTCTCGGCCCGTGACTGCTTTCTAAGCATGCACGTGATCCGGTCTCGCCGTCGCCCATCCGTAATATTTTTTCCTGTACCTGGTCGGAGAGTGAAAGGAAGTCGCTTCCGTGGGATTCTTATGCAATTCCATTCTTTGTCACTAAACTGGTTTATTCATCGTCTCCACACGGATTCTACGTAGGgaattcaatcaatcaatctcttGGCCGTGAACGTTTAGCTAATCTTGAACCATCCAGCCCAATTTTCGTCAGACCGTCCCCACCACCCGGCAATCTGAGCCCCTCTTCGCCTCTTTCTCTGCGCTCTCCCTGAACGCCATAATTAAAGCCGCCTATTTCCCGACCcgactttctttctttcccttcccaaTCTCCCTCCCAACACCGTCAAGCTGTTTTCCTTCGCCTCTCGACgacttcccttttcctcccttcGGTCCTCACTCGGATTGACAGCCGCTGCTGCGTCGTCTCTGCACCAGAAATCCTCTCCGTCTGCTTCAGTCCTAACGAATAATCTTTCGACGCCCTTGCGCGTCAGTCAAAGTTCAGCAACCAGGATGGTGCACAGCAAAGTCGTTAGTGAGTTTCctcatttttttttgtatacGATGCTGCCGAGGTCAAAGAGAGATACTAACTTGGTCCCCTCCGTAGTCATTGGCTCCGGCCCCGCCGCACACACCGCCGCGATCTATCTCTCGCGTGCGGAGCTCAAGCCTGTCCTTTATGAGGGTATGCTGGCTAACGGCACCGCTGCTGGCGGTCAgctcaccaccaccaccgacatCGAGAACTTCCCCGGCTTCCCTGATGGTATCGGTGGTACAGAGCTGATGGAGAACATGCGCAAGCAGTCCGTCCGGTTCGGAACTGAGGTTATCACTGAGACTATCTCGAGAGTGGATTTCTCGCAGAGGCCGTTCAAGCTGTGGACGGAGTGGAACGATGGTCCTGACAATGAGCCCGCCCGCACTGCCGatgccatcatcatcgccactGGTGCCAATGCCCGTCGTCTTGACCTGCCCGGTGAGACCAAGTACTGGCAGAACGGAATCAGCGCCTGTGCCGTCTGTGACGGTGCCGTGCCAATCTTCCGTAACAAGCCCCTCTATGTgatcggtggtggtgactCCGCTGCCGAAGAGGCCATGTTCCTGGCCAAGTACGGCAGCTCGGTTACCGTTTTGGTCCGTCGCGACAAGCTTCGTGCCAGCAAGGCCATGGCCAACCGTCTCCTGTCTCACCCCAAGGTGACCGTTCGTTTCAACACCGTTGCGACCCAGGTCCTGGGTGACGAGAAGCCCATGGGCTTGATGACCCACCTGCGTGTCAAGAACACCGTCACCGGCGAGGAGGAGACCGTCGACGCTAACGGTCTCTTCTACGCTGTTGGCCATGACCCCGCCACCGCCTTGGTCAAGGGCAAGATCGACCTCGACGACGAAGGATACATCATCACCAAGCCTGGTACCAGCTACACCAGCCTGGAGGGTGTCTTCGCCTGCGGTGACGTCCAGGACAAACGCTATCGCCAGGCCATTACCAGTGCCGGTATGTCATGACCCTACCACGTCCCCGTCCAATGTCACATATACTAACAGTCTTTTACAGGCTCCGGCTGCATTGCCGCTCTCGAGGCTGAGAAGTTCATCGCTGAATCTGAGTCCTCTGGAGAGGAGGCTCCCGTCAACGAGGTCAAGCAAGACCCCCAGGGTAACACCGCGGAGTACAAGTCCAACCCTCTCCTCTAAACGTCCCCGTCCCGCCACACCTGATCTAAGATTCCTCATCACCACCTCTTCATCACACCTAGATCTGCCCTACACCGGCTGACTATCATGTTTCATGTCCTACGGATATATCCTTTTTGCCTATTTTGATGGTTGTTTATATTAGACTTCAGCGTTCTGGTCATTTTCCTCGGTTTGTGATGGGAAGTTCAATACATTTTTTTCGGTTCCTTCGATGATACTCGTGGCGCGCATGTTTCATGGGTCGCTAAACTATGAATTTCATATCAATAGACTAGAATATAGAGTAATTTTCGAGGATCTTGATTGAAGTCTGGTTTCATTTGGTAATACAAGAAATGATCGTTAAG
This Aspergillus flavus chromosome 1, complete sequence DNA region includes the following protein-coding sequences:
- a CDS encoding putative thioredoxin reductase Trr1/Trr2 (unnamed protein product), whose product is MVHSKVVIIGSGPAAHTAAIYLSRAELKPVLYEGMLANGTAAGGQLTTTTDIENFPGFPDGIGGTELMENMRKQSVRFGTEVITETISRVDFSQRPFKLWTEWNDGPDNEPARTADAIIIATGANARRLDLPGETKYWQNGISACAVCDGAVPIFRNKPLYVIGGGDSAAEEAMFLAKYGSSVTVLVRRDKLRASKAMANRLLSHPKVTVRFNTVATQVLGDEKPMGLMTHLRVKNTVTGEEETVDANGLFYAVGHDPATALVKGKIDLDDEGYIITKPGTSYTSLEGVFACGDVQDKRYRQAITSAGSGCIAALEAEKFIAESESSGEEAPVNEVKQDPQGNTAEYKSNPLL